The Marinoscillum sp. 108 genome contains the following window.
CTGGCTTTTTTGATGCTTTTAGGCAGGTTGGAACTCTTTACCGTTCTAATGCTGTTCACTCCTTATTTTTGGAAAACAAATTAATCCATGGAATTCATCCTTAATTTTCTCATCTGGAGCTCAGACCCTGATATTTTTGTCATTCCCATTCTCGATCACCCTGTGCGCTGGTATGGGTTGCTCTTTGCGGGAGGATTTATCGTCTCTCAGCAGATCATGTTTTGGCTTTTCAAGCAGGAAGGCAGGCCTGAAAAGGATGTAGAAAAGCTGACCGTCTATATGGTGGTAGCAGTGGTGGTAGGTGCCAGGCTTGGGCATTGTTTGTTTTACAATCCGGGATTCTACCTGTCTAACCCTATTGAGATTTTGAAAATTTGGGAGGGTGGTCTGGCCAGTCATGGTGGTGCGCTCGGCATTATTCTGGCTATTTTCCTCTTTTCAAAAAAATACCCCCAATATCCCATGCTGTGGATGCTGGATAGGCTGGTGATAGTGGTGGCCATCACCGGAGCAATGATCCGCACGGGTAATTTTTTCAACTCAGAGATGGAGGGAAAAATGACCAATGCCAACTATGGTGTGGTCTATGCAAGGTTTACCGAGGACGTGCTGCGATATGACGATCGAAAGGTGGAGGATGTGATTTTCCTGAAAGGTGGTGAAAGGGTGAGCAATACCCCCGGGATACACCCCATCACGGCTAAAATAATTTACCAGCGCGGAGTGGAGCTTACAGCCCAGGACAAGGTGTTTTTC
Protein-coding sequences here:
- a CDS encoding prolipoprotein diacylglyceryl transferase, with the translated sequence MEFILNFLIWSSDPDIFVIPILDHPVRWYGLLFAGGFIVSQQIMFWLFKQEGRPEKDVEKLTVYMVVAVVVGARLGHCLFYNPGFYLSNPIEILKIWEGGLASHGGALGIILAIFLFSKKYPQYPMLWMLDRLVIVVAITGAMIRTGNFFNSEMEGKMTNANYGVVYARFTEDVLRYDDRKVEDVIFLKGGERVSNTPGIHPITAKIIYQRGVELTAQDKVFFENQLRSALLRYDDVVEHIDFGKDEPLAFKFYQEDNRSVAEIYGLGVSRHAAQLYEAGYCILLMLLFFWLWKEKRFILPQGFSFALFMTLLWSLRFVDEFFKLNQEAFEEGMVLNMGQLLSIPLVLSGIGMMIYFHMKGSKTMSGDDRKIG